The following are encoded in a window of Pedobacter cryoconitis genomic DNA:
- a CDS encoding universal stress protein yields MKTITVLTDFSANAENAARYAVRLAQHLQTNLTLYNSFLVPMAEPLGGQVYWSMEDYNILQKDSEEQLRALGARLEEELSTLPINAFRPVIDFKCQEGPLYRYINRLSADRDLMLLVMGTHRKGLGSIIMGNHMREIIGAVPLPVLIIPENQTFKKLDKLVFATDMEDSDLEVIQALTAFAKPSHAEITLAHIQHPDTPENDTKKLVTSFLEDVANKINYPKIYYRAVEHAPVKTGLKWLAENVTCNLFVMVHRHKTFLEQLFNLSNTQKMAANTNLPLLIFPCAENIAMGLNANLETGYQENIIAAAIS; encoded by the coding sequence ATGAAAACGATAACTGTACTAACCGATTTTTCCGCCAATGCAGAAAATGCAGCACGTTATGCTGTACGCCTTGCACAACATCTTCAGACAAATCTTACCCTTTATAATTCCTTTTTAGTACCCATGGCCGAACCTTTAGGTGGGCAGGTTTACTGGTCTATGGAAGATTACAATATTTTACAGAAAGACAGTGAAGAGCAGTTACGTGCACTGGGCGCCAGATTAGAGGAAGAACTCTCTACACTTCCAATTAACGCTTTCAGACCTGTTATAGATTTCAAATGCCAGGAAGGGCCTTTATATAGATATATCAATAGATTATCAGCAGACAGAGATCTGATGCTTTTGGTGATGGGTACGCACCGGAAAGGTTTAGGTTCCATAATTATGGGCAATCATATGCGCGAAATTATAGGTGCTGTACCCCTGCCAGTGCTGATCATACCTGAAAACCAAACCTTTAAAAAGCTGGATAAGCTTGTTTTCGCAACGGATATGGAGGATAGCGATCTGGAGGTTATTCAGGCACTTACAGCATTTGCAAAACCATCTCATGCAGAGATCACGTTAGCACATATACAACATCCGGATACTCCTGAAAACGATACAAAAAAATTGGTTACCAGTTTTCTGGAAGATGTAGCCAATAAAATAAACTATCCTAAAATTTATTACCGGGCGGTAGAACATGCTCCTGTTAAAACTGGTTTAAAATGGCTGGCAGAAAATGTGACTTGTAACCTGTTCGTGATGGTACATCGCCATAAAACTTTTCTGGAACAGCTTTTCAATTTAAGCAACACACAAAAGATGGCGGCAAATACCAATTTACCATTATTGATCTTTCCCTGCGCAGAAAACATAGCAATGGGACTGAACGCAAACCTGGAAACAGGTTACCAGGAAAACATAATCGCTGCTGCGATCAGTTAA
- a CDS encoding stage II sporulation protein M, translated as MREALFVKQNSEKWKAYEHSPATHPDEIADRFIDITNDLSYAKTFYPKSKTTSYLNGLASTLHQSIYKNKKEDKNRFVNFWKFELPLLFYTYRMQLLYAFLFFTISASIGVLSAKYDDQFVRLILGDSYVNMTNENITKGDPFGVYKQTSEFPMFFSIAANNIYVSLLMFVSGIFLSIGPIFYLLQNGIMLGSFEYYFFSRGLGIESILVIWIHGTLEISAIIIAGAAGLVLGHGLLFPKTYTRFQAFKQSARDGTKIALGIVPILLVAAFFEGFITRHTEMPVWMSTGILALSLIFIIWYVILYPLTLSKRNHPSQNV; from the coding sequence ATGAGGGAGGCCTTGTTCGTTAAACAGAATTCCGAAAAGTGGAAGGCCTATGAGCATTCACCTGCGACTCACCCGGACGAGATCGCAGACCGTTTTATAGACATCACAAACGATCTCTCTTATGCTAAAACATTCTATCCCAAATCTAAAACGACCAGTTATCTGAATGGTTTAGCTTCAACGCTGCACCAATCTATTTATAAGAATAAAAAAGAAGATAAAAACAGGTTTGTTAATTTCTGGAAGTTTGAACTGCCTTTGCTGTTTTATACTTACCGGATGCAATTGTTATATGCTTTCCTGTTTTTTACAATTTCAGCGTCCATAGGCGTTCTGTCAGCAAAATATGATGACCAGTTTGTCAGGCTGATTCTCGGTGACAGCTATGTAAATATGACCAATGAGAACATTACCAAAGGCGATCCTTTTGGTGTATATAAGCAGACTTCAGAATTCCCCATGTTCTTCTCTATTGCAGCAAATAATATTTATGTGTCGCTATTGATGTTTGTAAGCGGTATATTTTTATCCATCGGCCCGATTTTCTACCTGTTACAAAACGGGATCATGCTGGGTTCTTTTGAATATTATTTTTTCAGCAGAGGTCTGGGCATAGAATCCATCTTAGTGATCTGGATTCATGGTACTTTAGAAATTTCGGCCATTATTATTGCAGGGGCCGCCGGCCTGGTTCTTGGCCATGGTCTGCTTTTCCCAAAAACATATACGCGCTTTCAAGCCTTTAAACAAAGTGCCAGAGATGGTACTAAAATCGCATTGGGCATTGTCCCGATCCTGTTAGTTGCCGCCTTTTTTGAAGGTTTTATTACCCGCCATACAGAAATGCCGGTATGGATGAGTACAGGTATTTTAGCCCTGTCACTTATTTTTATCATCTGGTATGTCATTTTATACCCATTAACTCTTTCCAAACGCAATCATCCATCCCAAAATGTCTGA
- a CDS encoding AAA family ATPase, which yields MEAETANQRTDLTQLNLAVEQIRESIGHIIVGQKDTIDFLIAGILADGHLLLEGVPGVAKTLSAKLIAKSIDAVFSRIQFTPDLMPSDVLGTSVFDPRSASFEYRKGPVFGNIILIDEINRAPAKTQSALFEVMEERQVTVDGHTYAMDEPFMVLATQNPVEHEGTYRLPEAQLDRFLFKIEIKYPTLEEEIIILSRQHQQKLEDELKEIKAVLSIEQIKTCRALIKALHVEPKLIEYAAKIVHETRNNKSLYLGASPRASLALINGAKAIAAMQGRDFVTPEDIIKVAAPVLAHRIMLSPDKEMEGLTPGDIVAQIIQKIEIPR from the coding sequence ATGGAAGCGGAAACAGCTAATCAAAGAACCGACCTTACACAGCTTAATTTGGCAGTAGAGCAGATCAGGGAATCAATTGGCCATATCATTGTAGGCCAGAAAGATACTATTGACTTCCTGATTGCCGGTATTCTGGCCGATGGGCACCTTTTACTGGAAGGCGTTCCGGGAGTTGCTAAAACACTCAGTGCCAAACTAATTGCAAAAAGTATCGACGCTGTCTTTTCAAGAATTCAGTTTACACCCGATCTCATGCCTTCGGATGTGCTGGGGACTTCTGTATTCGACCCCAGATCAGCATCTTTTGAGTATAGAAAGGGCCCTGTTTTCGGAAATATTATCCTGATTGACGAGATCAACCGTGCACCTGCAAAAACACAGTCAGCACTGTTTGAAGTCATGGAAGAACGTCAGGTCACTGTAGATGGCCATACCTACGCAATGGACGAACCTTTTATGGTACTGGCTACACAAAATCCAGTGGAACATGAAGGAACTTACAGATTGCCCGAAGCGCAGTTAGACCGGTTTTTATTTAAGATAGAGATTAAATATCCTACGCTTGAAGAAGAGATCATTATTCTGTCCAGACAACATCAGCAGAAACTGGAAGATGAACTAAAGGAGATTAAGGCCGTTTTAAGTATAGAACAGATCAAGACTTGCCGCGCGCTGATCAAAGCATTACATGTAGAACCCAAATTAATTGAATACGCGGCAAAGATTGTTCATGAAACCAGGAATAATAAGTCGCTGTACCTGGGTGCTTCACCACGCGCTTCTTTAGCATTAATCAATGGGGCAAAAGCCATTGCCGCAATGCAGGGCCGTGATTTTGTAACCCCCGAAGATATCATTAAAGTCGCAGCCCCTGTACTTGCACACCGGATTATGCTGAGTCCTGATAAAGAAATGGAGGGTTTAACACCTGGTGATATCGTTGCCCAGATTATTCAAAAAATAGAGATCCCAAGGTAA
- a CDS encoding DUF58 domain-containing protein — translation MKHLFIKYYKDLFLGKRLFAGLGFCISLFLFAFFLPWLGDLPYICFWALLLLVFIDLALLFSGKGVFLRRDLPERLSNGDDNELHIYVESFFTFPIAIGIIDEIPFQFQKRDLWFTSRLKAGEQKTITYALRPVKRGEYTFGQTRLYVKSPLGLVSRRFNFGTAYTVPVYPSFLQLRKYELMAISNRLTEIGIKKIRRVGHSMEFDQVKNYVQGDDYRTVNWKATARKGELMVNSFVEEKAQHIYCIIDKSRVMKMPFDGLSLMDYAINASLVLSNVALLKEDKAGLITLSEKVGSVVPADRRPGQLGKIMEVLYKEKTQYLESNIEALHLAIRSVIKQRSLILFFTNYESMSALHRQLPFLKHIAKFHLLMIVFFENTAVKSMSDLPAKDVEGIYIKTIAEKFVYEKRLMVKELAKHGILSILTSPENLTVNVVNRYLAIKAQQKI, via the coding sequence TTGAAACACTTATTCATCAAATATTACAAAGACCTTTTTCTGGGTAAAAGACTGTTTGCTGGCTTAGGCTTTTGTATCAGCCTATTTCTGTTCGCTTTCTTTTTGCCCTGGCTGGGTGACTTGCCTTATATCTGCTTTTGGGCACTACTGCTATTGGTATTTATTGACCTGGCCTTATTGTTTAGCGGTAAAGGTGTGTTTTTACGCCGTGATCTTCCCGAAAGACTAAGTAATGGAGATGACAACGAGCTTCATATTTATGTGGAAAGCTTTTTTACCTTCCCTATAGCGATTGGAATTATTGATGAAATCCCTTTTCAGTTTCAAAAAAGAGATTTATGGTTTACAAGCAGGTTAAAAGCCGGGGAACAGAAAACAATTACTTATGCACTAAGACCAGTCAAAAGAGGTGAATATACCTTTGGGCAGACGCGCCTCTATGTCAAATCACCACTGGGTTTGGTTTCCCGCAGATTCAATTTCGGAACTGCATATACTGTTCCTGTTTACCCTTCTTTTCTTCAGCTGCGTAAATATGAGCTGATGGCCATATCTAACAGGCTGACGGAAATAGGGATTAAAAAAATCAGGCGTGTTGGACACAGCATGGAATTCGATCAGGTAAAAAACTATGTGCAGGGCGATGATTATCGCACGGTGAACTGGAAAGCGACGGCCAGAAAGGGTGAGCTGATGGTGAATTCTTTTGTGGAGGAAAAGGCGCAGCATATTTACTGTATCATTGATAAGTCGAGAGTAATGAAAATGCCTTTTGACGGGTTAAGTTTAATGGATTACGCAATTAACGCAAGTTTAGTCCTGTCTAATGTGGCCCTGTTAAAAGAGGATAAAGCAGGGCTGATTACGCTTTCAGAAAAGGTAGGGAGCGTTGTTCCCGCAGACCGCAGGCCGGGCCAGCTGGGCAAAATAATGGAAGTTTTGTACAAAGAAAAAACGCAATACCTGGAAAGCAATATTGAAGCCTTGCATCTGGCTATCCGCAGTGTAATCAAACAGCGGAGCCTGATTCTCTTTTTCACAAATTACGAAAGCATGTCTGCCTTACACAGACAGCTTCCTTTTTTAAAACATATCGCCAAATTTCATTTGCTGATGATTGTCTTCTTCGAAAATACAGCCGTCAAATCAATGAGTGATCTGCCCGCCAAGGATGTAGAAGGCATCTATATTAAAACCATCGCAGAAAAGTTTGTCTACGAAAAGCGGCTTATGGTCAAAGAATTGGCAAAACATGGTATTCTCAGTATCCTGACTTCACCAGAAAATTTAACGGTCAATGTGGTTAACCGTTATCTGGCTATTAAAGCACAGCAGAAAATCTAG
- a CDS encoding DUF4129 domain-containing protein: MFKYLVAFLFVLTVQFFPVQAKQSVKTSLAVPAKVSLAVPAKVKPLRSDSSKIQLRSFDAQKLKSYSQQTDFKYDQPAPIDASLWDRFWAWFWRKLSGVARINYSVNFFRYIIIAAFIALIVFVVIKFTGVDFKLFIGKSKAVAIPYAESTDNIHEIDFNTEIDQAIQSANYRLAVRLMYLLSLKKLNSRNLINWQPEKTNQTYIREIADPQQRAQFSLLTTQFEYIWYGEFFIDHENFKQVRNSYDQFNTALS; encoded by the coding sequence ATGTTCAAATACCTGGTCGCTTTTCTCTTTGTATTAACTGTACAGTTTTTTCCTGTTCAGGCGAAGCAGTCTGTTAAGACTAGCCTGGCTGTTCCGGCGAAAGTGAGTCTGGCTGTTCCGGCAAAAGTAAAACCGCTCAGGAGTGACAGCAGTAAAATACAACTCAGAAGTTTCGATGCGCAAAAGCTGAAGTCTTACAGTCAGCAAACGGATTTTAAATATGACCAGCCAGCACCAATTGATGCCAGTTTATGGGATCGGTTCTGGGCATGGTTCTGGAGAAAGCTTTCGGGGGTTGCAAGAATCAACTATTCAGTAAACTTCTTCAGATATATTATAATCGCAGCTTTCATCGCTTTAATTGTCTTTGTGGTCATTAAATTTACAGGTGTCGATTTCAAACTTTTTATAGGCAAATCGAAAGCGGTAGCTATTCCTTATGCAGAGTCCACTGATAATATTCATGAGATAGACTTTAACACAGAAATAGATCAAGCTATTCAAAGTGCCAATTACAGACTTGCAGTAAGATTGATGTATTTACTTTCCCTGAAAAAACTGAACAGCAGAAACCTGATTAACTGGCAGCCTGAAAAGACCAATCAAACTTATATCAGGGAAATTGCTGATCCGCAGCAAAGAGCGCAGTTCAGCTTGCTGACCACGCAGTTTGAATATATCTGGTACGGCGAATTCTTTATTGATCATGAAAACTTTAAGCAAGTACGAAATAGTTATGACCAGTTTAATACAGCACTGTCATGA
- a CDS encoding GNAT family N-acetyltransferase, producing MEFFNQVGKKAIGSRLRMLTEKITEDAAQIYQCYDIDMQPKWFPVFYVLSQGEAMTITAIAKEIGHSHPSVSKIIGEMAKKGLVDEKKDETDGRRNMVSLSPKGDEITVKIQNQYADLDQAVADIAAQSRNDLWKAMEEWEFLLGQKTLLRRVQEIKKERESKEVTIVNYVPEYQQAFRALNEQWISNWFKMEQADYNALDDPQGYILDKGGYILVALYQGEPVGVCALIKMNDPDYDYELAKMAVSPAVQGKSIGWLLGSAIAQKAKELGAQKIYLESNTILKPAINLYHKLGFVKVAGRITPYERCNIQMELVLS from the coding sequence ATGGAGTTTTTCAATCAGGTAGGTAAAAAAGCAATAGGGAGCAGGTTACGGATGTTGACAGAGAAGATCACAGAAGATGCAGCTCAGATTTATCAGTGTTATGATATCGATATGCAGCCCAAGTGGTTTCCGGTTTTTTATGTGCTTTCACAGGGAGAAGCGATGACTATTACTGCAATCGCTAAAGAAATTGGTCATTCCCATCCTTCGGTGAGTAAGATTATTGGAGAGATGGCAAAAAAAGGTTTGGTTGACGAGAAAAAAGACGAAACCGATGGTAGAAGGAACATGGTGAGCCTTTCCCCAAAAGGAGACGAAATCACCGTAAAAATACAAAATCAATATGCTGACCTGGATCAGGCAGTAGCAGATATAGCAGCACAATCCAGAAACGATTTATGGAAAGCTATGGAAGAGTGGGAATTTTTATTGGGACAGAAAACACTTTTACGTCGTGTGCAGGAGATTAAAAAAGAACGGGAAAGCAAAGAAGTTACTATCGTGAACTATGTGCCGGAATATCAGCAGGCCTTCAGGGCACTCAATGAACAATGGATCTCCAACTGGTTTAAAATGGAGCAGGCAGATTATAATGCGCTTGATGATCCGCAAGGTTATATCCTGGATAAAGGAGGCTATATACTGGTTGCGTTGTATCAAGGTGAGCCCGTAGGCGTTTGTGCACTCATTAAGATGAATGATCCGGACTATGATTACGAGCTGGCTAAAATGGCAGTATCTCCGGCTGTACAGGGAAAAAGTATTGGGTGGTTACTGGGAAGTGCCATCGCTCAGAAAGCAAAAGAATTAGGCGCTCAGAAAATATACCTGGAGAGTAATACAATCCTGAAACCTGCTATTAACTTATATCATAAGTTAGGTTTTGTAAAAGTAGCTGGCAGGATTACGCCTTATGAACGCTGTAATATTCAAATGGAACTTGTGCTGAGCTAG
- a CDS encoding DUF4350 domain-containing protein, giving the protein MTGMRLYLIGSATVLILYLVAQYYKPKPTDWSPTYLKEDKIPYGLYVLNQEKETIFPGAQLKTSRLPVYNTLKDQHYQKTSYLFIASSLQFDKPDYQELVKFMNAGNQVFIAAFNLGKVLSDTLKLETSTILSATVKPGSINFVNPALKAKSGYVFDKGLGDQYFTNVDTSRCTVLGRNNNGEVNFIKYTFGKGALYILPNPQLLTNYSLLQPAGAAYAAKALSYLQTGKTLIWDENSTKGNIENGSILRVFFKHDQLRWAYCLALTGLLVFVLFEMKRRQRIIPVLLPLKNSSAEFVTVVGKVYYQQRNNSDIAQKKINYFLEYIRLTYRLKTLKTDEEFISSLILISGAQEETTRQLFTVINTIHHGSKVTDTLLIELNKLIEKFYNQAK; this is encoded by the coding sequence ATGACAGGGATGAGATTATATCTGATCGGCAGTGCCACTGTATTAATTTTATACCTGGTTGCACAGTATTATAAGCCAAAACCAACTGACTGGAGCCCCACCTATCTCAAAGAAGATAAAATACCTTACGGGCTTTATGTTTTAAATCAGGAAAAGGAAACTATTTTCCCGGGTGCACAACTTAAAACAAGCAGGCTGCCTGTATATAATACTTTAAAGGATCAGCATTATCAAAAGACCAGTTATCTTTTCATAGCCAGCAGTCTGCAATTTGATAAACCCGACTATCAGGAGCTGGTGAAATTTATGAATGCAGGAAACCAGGTATTCATTGCCGCTTTTAACCTGGGAAAAGTACTGAGCGACACCCTTAAACTAGAAACAAGCACGATTTTATCTGCCACCGTAAAACCTGGTTCCATCAACTTTGTAAACCCGGCGCTGAAAGCAAAAAGCGGTTATGTTTTTGACAAGGGATTAGGAGACCAGTATTTCACAAATGTTGACACTTCCCGCTGTACAGTTTTGGGAAGGAACAACAATGGAGAGGTAAATTTTATAAAATATACTTTTGGTAAAGGCGCATTATACATCTTACCTAATCCACAGCTATTAACTAATTATAGTTTACTTCAACCTGCGGGTGCAGCCTATGCTGCTAAAGCTCTTTCTTATCTGCAAACCGGTAAAACGCTGATCTGGGATGAAAACAGCACAAAGGGTAATATAGAAAACGGCTCTATTTTAAGGGTCTTTTTCAAACACGATCAATTACGCTGGGCCTATTGCCTGGCACTGACCGGCTTACTGGTTTTTGTCCTGTTTGAGATGAAACGCAGACAGCGGATTATTCCTGTTTTACTGCCCTTAAAAAATTCCTCTGCTGAGTTTGTGACGGTCGTTGGAAAAGTATATTATCAGCAGCGCAACAATAGTGATATTGCACAAAAGAAGATCAATTATTTTTTAGAATATATCCGTTTAACCTACCGCCTGAAAACTTTAAAAACGGACGAAGAGTTTATTTCCTCTTTAATACTGATATCGGGCGCACAGGAGGAAACAACAAGGCAGTTATTTACAGTCATCAATACAATTCATCATGGAAGTAAAGTTACCGACACACTCCTGATTGAACTAAACAAATTAATAGAGAAATTTTATAATCAAGCGAAATAA